The Cetobacterium somerae ATCC BAA-474 sequence GACCAGTCGATGGACATCTAACCACTTCTGTAAATTTAGTTTCGAACTCTTTTGTAATACCATAGTTTGCTCCGTAACCTAAACATATAAATCTATTTATATTTCTTAAAAGTTCTTTATTTTTTTCAAAATATAAATTAGTATTTTCAATAACTGTATTTATATTACCAATTAGATATTCCAATTCTTCAAAATATTTAAGATATTGATTTTTTAATGTTATTCCCAATAAAAATAAATTTAGAACAGTTCCACTAAACCCTTTAGTCACAAATCCCACATTTTCTATACCTATATTTAAATCTAAAATATATTGTGAATATTTTGTTATTGGACTTTCTAAGTTGTTTGTTATTATTATTACTGGTTTTTTTAATATTTCAGATATTTTTCTAGTAGCATTTATTGTTGAAGTACTTTTTCCACTTTGAGATATTACAATAGTCAAATCCGTATCTAAATCTATTTTTTCATAATCATAAAAAATAGATGGTTCCTCTATAAAAACTTTAGCTTCTAATATATCTTGTAAAAAGTACTTAACTGTAACTGCCGCATTAATAGAAGAACCTGT is a genomic window containing:
- a CDS encoding SIS domain-containing protein; the encoded protein is METMLSNICDEENTLTNILLNFQDKNRHILKDLKDYKIKRILILATGSSINAAVTVKYFLQDILEAKVFIEEPSIFYDYEKIDLDTDLTIVISQSGKSTSTINATRKISEILKKPVIIITNNLESPITKYSQYILDLNIGIENVGFVTKGFSGTVLNLFLLGITLKNQYLKYFEELEYLIGNINTVIENTNLYFEKNKELLRNINRFICLGYGANYGITKEFETKFTEVVRCPSTGHELEAYMHGPYLEANNSNAIFYLDLDLNIPLSKRLHTLKNYMDNYIGFSTIITNSNNKNNQTINLNISKNINPN